ATGGTTTTCATATTTTCCCTCGTTTAAGTTTTTACCCTTTATAGCTTTGATTATCTTATTCCCAGACAAATTTACTGTCAACATGAATATAGATTTTACACTTTATTTAAACAATATAAAATTGACTTTTATCTCTTTTTAATGTAATTTTTAGAGAATTCGGGGCTGTAGCTCAGCGGGAGAGCACTACGCTGGCAGCGTAGGGGCCGAGGGTTCAAATCCCTCCAGCTCCAAGCGAAATAGAATTAGAACCAGAGCTCTTTAGCAATTGAAAAACAAAAGAAAAGACGTTTTAATTATCCTGATAATATCTCTCCTACTCTCTATATCAAATGTATCAGCCGAAAAAATCATGGTCATCCCTGTTAAGGGTGTAATTGATTTAGGGTTGTCTACTTTCATAAAAAACTCCGTAGAAAAAGCAGAGACTCAAGGTATAGCTACTATTATTTTAGAGATGGATACACCCGGAGGCAGAGTAGATGCTGCCGATATAATCTGTGAAGCTCTCATTGACTATCAAGGTGAGACTGTTACTTTCGTAACCAATCAAGCCTGGAGTGCAGGAAGCATGATCGCTCTATCCAGTGACAGAATAATAATGCGGCCTGCAGCAAGTATAGGCTCTGCAGAGCCCAGGCAAGGAATAACAGGAGAGAAAGCAGATGAGAAGATAGTCTCCGCCTTAAGAGCACGATTTAAAGCCCTGGCTGAGGAGAAAGACCATAATACTGCATTGGCCCAGGCTATGGTCGATAAAGATATTATAGTATTTAAAATACTTCTTGATGATAAAACTCTTATCGTTACAGAGGAAGAGCTTAATGAGAAGAGAGCAACTGAAAGAGGCAAGATCAAAATTCTAACCACTATATCTGAAGAAGGCAAACTCTTAAACCTAAGTGCAAAAGATGCCCAGAAATATAATCTGGCTGAAGCAATCTGCGAAGATAGAGAGGCTCTTATTGCATATCTGGGGATAGAGAACCTTCAAATAACAGAAGAGAGACCCAGTTGGTCTGAAAACCTGGTAAGATTTATCACTCACCCTGTTCTATCCTCACTCCTTTTGGGTATTGGATTCTGGGCTATAATGCTTGCATTAAGAATACCAGGTCTAGGACTTCCTGAAGTTGCAGGAATAAGTGCACTAGGACTTTTCTTCTGGGGCCATAAGCTAGCGGGGTTATCAGGGTGGTTAGATATACTCCTTGTTATCATAGGTCTAACTTTAATCTTAATTGAACTCTTTATAATTCCCGGATTTGGATTGACAGGAGCAGCAGGGGCTTTAACCTTACTGGCAGGAATAGTCCTTACATTGACAAACCATCCTATATATCCACCAATTAATGAACTCAATAGAGCATCTGGAATAATGCTCTCGTCTCTCTTCATCTCTCTTACCATGTTATTTATAAGTCTAAAGATATTTCCAAAAACAAAGTTTTGGAATAAATTAATCTTAGAATATCAATCTAAGAAACCTGAAACAGAAGGAGAGCTTGCAATTTCAGATAGCGGAATCGCCATATCTGATTTAAGACCGGTTGGAAGAGCTAAGTTTGGAGATAAGATATACGATGTAGAGACGCTGGGTGACTATATTCAAAAAGGAGAGAAGGTTAAAATCATTTCAAAACATGGTAGTATAAGGAAGGTGAAAAAAGCATGAACATATTGAATAATCTCTTTAGTATAATATTCGGCCTCATGGCTTCAATAATCTTCTTCCTAATGGAGCTCTTTATAATTCCCGGGTTTGGCATAATGGGTATACTGGGTATCGCAATCCTCACAATCACAACTCACCTTGCTTATAAGAACCTGGGTCCGGATGCCGGAATATATACTCTGCTTGCCGGTATTTTTTTCGCAAGCCTATTTGTATATTACTTCATAAAGAGACAGCTCTTTAGAAAGACGACTCTGCAATATAGATTGACAAAAGAAGACGGCTATGGGATAAGACATCTATTGATAAAAGATTACCTCGACAAAGAAGGCATAGCTCTAAGTACATTGAGGCCTGTAGGCATCATAGAGATAGATGGTGAAAGACTTGATGCTACAGCAGAAGGAACTTTCTTTCTTGAGAAAGGCTCTAAAGTAAAAGTCGTAGGCATAGACGGTAATAAATTAAAAGTTCAAAAAAAAGAGGAGGTTTAGCATGAACATAACAATTCTTTTCCTAATAATCTTTGGAGGTTTTTTTCTTTTTGGCTATTTTATACCTTTAAGGCTTTGGATCGCAGCGCTTGCCGCAGGGGTAAAATTAAGTCTATTCAGTCTTGTTGGGATGAGGCTTAGAAAAGTAGACCCTAACGTCATAGTTCCCTCTCTTATAATGTTGTATAAAGCTGGTTTAGCAACTGACGTAAATAAGATGGAGGCCCATTATCTTGCAGGTGGAAATGTATTAAATGTAATCAAGGCACTGATATCGGCTGATAAAGCTGAGATAGTTTTAAATTTTGAAAGAGCAGCTGCAATTGACCTTGCAGGAAGAGATGTGCTGGATGCTGTTAAAACATCTGTTAACCCCAAGGTAATTGATGCACCAAAAGAGAATATGGTTGCAGCTGTTGCTAAAGATGGAATACAGGTTTTGGCTAAAGCACGTGTCACAGTAAGAGCCAACCTTGATAGGCTCGTAGGAGGAGCAACTGAAGAGACAATTATAGCAAGAGTTGGAGAGGGAATAGTCACAACGATAGGCTCATCCGCATCTTATAAAAATGTCATTGAGAACCCAGACTCAATATCTAAAACCGTTCTGGACAAAGGTCTTGATGCAGGGACTGCATTTGAAATTCTCTCTATAGATATCGCAGATATAGATGTAGGTAAAAATATCGGCGCCCAACTG
The nucleotide sequence above comes from Candidatus Kaelpia imicola. Encoded proteins:
- a CDS encoding NfeD family protein, giving the protein MKNKRKDVLIILIISLLLSISNVSAEKIMVIPVKGVIDLGLSTFIKNSVEKAETQGIATIILEMDTPGGRVDAADIICEALIDYQGETVTFVTNQAWSAGSMIALSSDRIIMRPAASIGSAEPRQGITGEKADEKIVSALRARFKALAEEKDHNTALAQAMVDKDIIVFKILLDDKTLIVTEEELNEKRATERGKIKILTTISEEGKLLNLSAKDAQKYNLAEAICEDREALIAYLGIENLQITEERPSWSENLVRFITHPVLSSLLLGIGFWAIMLALRIPGLGLPEVAGISALGLFFWGHKLAGLSGWLDILLVIIGLTLILIELFIIPGFGLTGAAGALTLLAGIVLTLTNHPIYPPINELNRASGIMLSSLFISLTMLFISLKIFPKTKFWNKLILEYQSKKPETEGELAISDSGIAISDLRPVGRAKFGDKIYDVETLGDYIQKGEKVKIISKHGSIRKVKKA
- a CDS encoding NfeD family protein → MNILNNLFSIIFGLMASIIFFLMELFIIPGFGIMGILGIAILTITTHLAYKNLGPDAGIYTLLAGIFFASLFVYYFIKRQLFRKTTLQYRLTKEDGYGIRHLLIKDYLDKEGIALSTLRPVGIIEIDGERLDATAEGTFFLEKGSKVKVVGIDGNKLKVQKKEEV
- the floA gene encoding flotillin-like protein FloA (flotillin-like protein involved in membrane lipid rafts), whose protein sequence is MNITILFLIIFGGFFLFGYFIPLRLWIAALAAGVKLSLFSLVGMRLRKVDPNVIVPSLIMLYKAGLATDVNKMEAHYLAGGNVLNVIKALISADKAEIVLNFERAAAIDLAGRDVLDAVKTSVNPKVIDAPKENMVAAVAKDGIQVLAKARVTVRANLDRLVGGATEETIIARVGEGIVTTIGSSASYKNVIENPDSISKTVLDKGLDAGTAFEILSIDIADIDVGKNIGAQLQTDQAEADLKVAQAKAETRRAMAVAQEQEMKAKVQEMQAKVVEAEAQVPLAIAEAFKSGNLGVLDYYKMNNIQADTKMRSNIAKDVQPGKEGKEK